The nucleotide sequence TGAAGCTATACCATCTGTTTCAATATTCTTTCTACCAATTTTGTGTTTTTAATGAAGTAGAATATTTTATGGCAATTAATTAAACAGCTGCTCCTGTCTCACTGTTTCCTGTCTCACTGTTGGGCGCAGTTGCCCTACAGTGAGACAAGAAAAATTGCACAAATATATATTTGTTATTCACTTATAAGAAAAAGGCAGACATTCggtaattaatattttattgtatttagtAACAGCTAACACGATTTTAACATGAAAAAGTCTAATATTAACCAAAACACTGAAGAAATcaatacattttactgaacaTTTAATAAACTAAAATCTATTTCAAACATAAACGAAGCCCTTTGTCGACTTGTGTGTCCACAGAGAATTGGAGGGGGCATTACAAATTTAATATCATTCATAGAAACAACAGCTTCGTCAGCTATTTCGGGGAATACAAATTTGTTCGAACACTCTTTTCGATGTTTTAAAAATGTAACTTCACATTCTTTATTTAATTCGCTTCTTAAGACTTTTCCAACGAAATAAatctttcttttctcttttttgccAGTGAATTCCACTAGGACAAAATCTCCTTTAGTCGGGTTACTATGCAGATTCGAAAAATCACCTGGGTCAATTTTAAAAAAAGATTCATCTCCTGATGATGAATCTAGTAGTGGCTCTTCTTCGGAGGTTTCGGAATCTTCAGCAAATACTTTCTTCCTAATTTTTTGTACTTTCTCTGTCTTAGATCTGTCCTTTCCCTTTTGTGTTTTTGCCCTGTACATTTCTTCTATTGCCTCTTTCTCTGGGGTGTCTGTAGCAATTATACTCTTTCCCTTTCTTTTTATGTTGTTGGCTTTCCGTGGTTCTGCTTTTGGAAATCCTCGAAAATCTTCAGGACTCCTAAAGGCGCATTTTTTACTAGGCTTATCTTGGTTTTCGATTCCCGATTGTGTTATATTCGTGTTTTCGTCACTTGCTGACTCTGCTGTTCTAAGATCATCATCACTTCTTGGTTGTGTTGAATTTAACCCACTAGTAATATTTTCTTCTGGAATTTCTCGATCAGTAACAGCACTTGGCAAGAAATCTACATCGCTAAATACACTTGCGTCATACGGATATATTCCACACTTTTTGAATGCGTTTATTATATTACTTGGCGTAAGAGCCTTTTCATGAGATATGCCAACGCATTCTGCCACTTCGTATATGGATAGTAGTTTACCTGGGTGTCGCAGCATCCAGCTATCCACCGAAGCATTATATGCTGTCGAAAACGCCCTATAAACCCCCACATCAAGGGGTTGTAATTTATTGGAAGAATGTGGGGGAATCGTTAAAATTGTTACCCCATTAGCTTTTGCTAGGTTAAGAACAGCAATGCTAAGATGACTTTCGTGGTTATCGTAAATTAACACGTTAAGCCCCGGACCATCATGACATAATTTTTCTGTCAGAccggaacatttttttaataattttgaaataagaATGTGTATAactatttatttctattctaaaataaaaacaaaatacattttttaagtaaaaaaacagCATGTACCAACAGGGTACACACGgtctatttataattatttttgtaatttgttttaatgtGGACCATGTGTGCCATATTGGCTCACACCAGGAAGATAATCAAATACCTTCTCCCTAAgatattttaagtttaaaaatacaaaaacaatttattttttcaaagaacATGTATGAATATTCACAAAACACTTAACACACATATATGCGGTATTAACGGCACATGCCGGACAAAAAGTGTATACCCTTTTGGCATTCTTCATCGCTGATGCTCTTCCTTCACGGTTCGAAAAGTTCTTGTAACATGCTGAACACCTTCCCCTTTTCTCTTTCTCGTCCAACGTATGCAGAGTTGTTAAAGAGTTTTCAGAAGTTGTTAAAGAGTTTTCAGAAGTTGTTTGAGGCATTAAAAGACTTTGAACAATTTGTTCACGGAACTCAGTAATTGAGAGATGTTTGCCAGTAACAGATTTGTAGAGAACTAAAGAGTTCACAAGTGCGGTATTTGTTAGTAATTCCACAGCCAATTTACGATATCACTTCATACTTCGTCGAACAGGGGAATTATATGCAGCCTTTTGATCCGACACATCGATAAAAGATTTTGCAGAATTATAGTCAACAATGGTCGATGGTTTGGGAACAGGTCCACGTTTTGTTTGAACATCTATCATCAAAGGAATATCCTTGGTCGTTAAAAACAAAACGTCCCGTTTATCTTTCCATTTTCCGATAACAACTTTTGTATTACTCTGTAGATACTTCATGTCACCTCTTTTTAATTTTGCATTGACTACCGCTTTGGGATTATGTTTCCTATTGGAACGTAATGTTCCGACTAAATGGGTTTTCCTATTATTTAAATCATGAGCCAAGTCAACACTCGTATAAAAATTATCAGTATATAAACTTCTGCCTGTATCTAGAAGCGGTTGCATAAGTTCCATCACCACTCTGGATGCTAACGACTTTTCAGATGGTTGCATCTCTTTTCCACCGTACACTTTAACGGCGTACGTATATCCATCTGCGACGCAAAGTTTAAACAATTTGACTCCATATTTGTGTCTTTTTCCAGgaatgtattgcaaaaaactaagTCTACCACGAAATGGCACCATAGTTTCGTCAATACATAACGATTCTCTAGGAGTACACATTTTCTGAAACTTTTCATTTAGTATTTGTACAAGAGGAGAAATTTTGTAGAGTCTGTTTCCAGGTGGGCAGCTCTCGTTATCTGAAATGTGAAAGAAGTGTAATAATATTTCAAATCGACTTCTACTTATTTCACACATTTTAGAAACTTCATTTTTGTAAAGTAAATTGTTACTCCAATAATTTCTGAGTTTCGGTTTTCTGTCTAACCCCATCCAAATAATGAGAGCCAAAAATCGAAGCAATTCTTTTCTGTCAATTGGTCTCCAGTTACTCATAAGCGAATGTTTCGTTATTGACTCATTTACAATACCAGCGATTATGGTTTGTTCGGCGTATTTATTAGTTTCAGTAACCAACAAATCTTGCACTTGACGGTCGATAAACAGTAGGTAGAAATCTATTGGTTTGTGGTCTGTAAGTTTTGCGAGTTCTTCCTGATTTATTCCTGAAGTAAATGATAGTTCGAACTTATTGAGATCATCTGGATTTGGCACATCGCTCCATgttattttatttcttgatacAACATCGTCAATAACAGCTTCCAGGCTAACGTTTGCAGATTCAGCTTTTTCtacaaag is from Diabrotica virgifera virgifera chromosome 9, PGI_DIABVI_V3a and encodes:
- the LOC126892007 gene encoding piggyBac transposable element-derived protein 4-like isoform X2, which gives rise to MFRKGLSEDELRRLAEESDFSDSSMSESTFYDSDADPVYNENVTDGSSDSYSSEYESRRKKAKICKQTQNCKEFTAGSSSNQKEADTRRIEKAESANVSLEAVIDDVSRNKITAGPSCIQKEADTRRIEKAESANVSLEAVIDDVVSRNKITWSDVPNPDDLNKFELSFTSGINQEELAKLTDHKPIDFYLLFIDRQVQDLLVTETNKYAEQTIIAGIVNESITKHSLMSNWRPIDRKELLRFLALIIWMGLDRKPKLRNYWSNNLLYKNEVSKMCEISRSRFEILLHFFHISDNESCPPGNRLYKISPLVQILNEKFQKMCTPRESLCIDETMVPFRGRLSFLQYIPGKRHKYGVKLFKLCVADGYTYAVKVYGGKEMQPSEKSLASRVVMELMQPLLDTGRSLYTDNFYTSVDLAHDLNNRKTHLVGTLRSNRKHNPKAVVNAKLKRGDMKYLQSNTKVVIGKWKDKRDVLFLTTKDIPLMIDVQTKRGPVPKPSTIVDYNSAKSFIDVSDQKAAYNSPVRRSMK
- the LOC126892007 gene encoding piggyBac transposable element-derived protein 4-like isoform X1, encoding MFRKGLSEDELRRLAEESDFSDSSMSESTFYDSDADPVYNENVTDGSSDSYSSEYESRRKKAKICKQTQNCKEFTAGSSSNQKEADTRRIGKLFKNAQIRFVLYFFFCFVEKAESANVSLEAVIDDVSRNKITAGPSCIQKEADTRRIEKAESANVSLEAVIDDVVSRNKITWSDVPNPDDLNKFELSFTSGINQEELAKLTDHKPIDFYLLFIDRQVQDLLVTETNKYAEQTIIAGIVNESITKHSLMSNWRPIDRKELLRFLALIIWMGLDRKPKLRNYWSNNLLYKNEVSKMCEISRSRFEILLHFFHISDNESCPPGNRLYKISPLVQILNEKFQKMCTPRESLCIDETMVPFRGRLSFLQYIPGKRHKYGVKLFKLCVADGYTYAVKVYGGKEMQPSEKSLASRVVMELMQPLLDTGRSLYTDNFYTSVDLAHDLNNRKTHLVGTLRSNRKHNPKAVVNAKLKRGDMKYLQSNTKVVIGKWKDKRDVLFLTTKDIPLMIDVQTKRGPVPKPSTIVDYNSAKSFIDVSDQKAAYNSPVRRSMK